ATAGGTGGGCTGACCACAAACCCAGCCTCCATCAAGTGGCCCGAACTCCTGGGCTTCAGCAACACCTCTCCCTCGCCTTATTTCTCCAGACTCAAGAATGGTAGTAGCTTCTAGCTGTGACTTCCTAGTAGCCACACTGTCCATTGTTTGGCTTCTCCGTTCTTCCATCACCTATGTTACCAATCCCTGATGTTAAGTTCTGCTGGAAATATCTAGAAAGGTTTTTGTTCACCTGACTGGACCCTGATACAACTTTCTCAGAAACAAAATCATATAcagaaatcctaaaaaaaaaaaaaaaatagaaaaaagatgaAAGTCCTGAAGCTCTAGCCAAATGGTATTGGGAGCACGATGCTCTCGTCCCAGAGAGGCTTCGGGCTTCTCAGAGagtctgcagcccaccatgcaTGATCCTCGTTACTACTGGTCCTTTACACATTGCCATCATGCAGGTGGAGTAAACCGGAGCTCAAAAGGGACTTCTGTGCTCCTATGAGAACAGGGACCATCCCAGAACCAGCCAACTACATGACAATACAGCAGATAAGCAGCCACCTCAGAACCATCAGGGGGCCTTATATTGGATACTTCCTCGCCTGTCCAGTACAGAGAAAAAGTTTTacagtggctcaaacagtaaagaatctgcctgcaattcaggagacctgggttcgatccttgggttgggaagatccccaggagaagagaatggctacccacttcagtattcttgcctggagaattccatgaacaaaggagcctggcaagctacatgggagtcgcaaagactcggacatgactgagtgactttcactttcaacattatGTACCTTTCATCTTCAAACCAGGGGATAAGTTACTCACATGGATCATCTTTAGATACCTACAATAATGGAGGGCATGACTCTGTCATACCACTGATTGCCACTGGGTCTTCATATATCTGTCTCTTCTATTAGAGGATCACAATAATTATTTCTTATCTAGCAAAAGTCACCCATAAGAGAGTGCATGGCAGATAGTCAATTCTTAATTTTCCCTTGagtgttaacattttttttctttccatttttatggtTACCATGCAAGAGAAAAGAACAACAGGACATTCACAAATAAGACTCCATTAAGAGGGAAAACATGTTAACATGACTATCATTAGAGATAACTTTAGATGAAGCTAGAATTCCTCTTGGGAAACGTAAGAAATGTAAGATTTAAGTAGACTTGAATAAATTCTAACTTTCCCCCAACAGGCACCAATAAAAACAATGGGACATTGCCTTACTTCAAAATGAATGATTACTCTTGACAATATAAGTATAAACAGTGCTTTAAAATCTGTTAAGatacatgaaagaaaagaaagcaagatcTTAGTAGGAATcaaagtaaagcaaaaataaaaaccatttggTATGAGTGAACAGTTACTTTGCTCATCTTCAAAATTACAACAGCTTTTTATTTGGAAAGGGAGACCAGTCAACGATTTGATTAGAGTTCATCATTCAGGGGAAATAAAGAACACTGAATAATTGCAGTACATGAAGGATTGTGTTGGAAGCTTTCACATGATTCCTTGTACAATCCCTAAAACAGGTTTGTGAAATATCACCCCACTTCATGGAGGAAGAAACCAGAGAcctgtaaaaattaaattacttacCCAAAGTCAAGTAGTGAAGAAATGGGATCAAAACCAAAGTAATCTGATGTCAAATCCCCATATTTTTCTATCTTCACTGTATGAGGATTTGAGTGAAATTATTGCTCCCTTAGTGAAAACATTTtgcctattatttaaaaaaaaatgttttcccaaagagaaaataatttactCTGCATTCCTCTTTCAAATGTCAATTTTAGGAACATAGCTTACTTTTTATTCTCCTGATAATCCAGAGGGAGAAAACAGGAGCTGTATTTAtgacattttttcccctgaaatcacCTCACTAAGTAATTGTTCTAATTATTGCTTTCTTGCTAAGATAATATCTGTTAAATGCATGCCTGTTTATGAACTGGTATTCATCCACTTATTAGAATTAACCTATCTTTGACCCTCATAATGGGGCCAGATTGATATAGTTGAGATTAATGAGTCAATTATTTTTGGACAAGGTACACGGAACACAAACTGTTTCACACTGATAGGACCTACCACATGGTATTTTTTACTTCCTGTATAGCTTTTGACATCCATAAAAAAATCTGGTGCAGCACTTTTTCCTGCAACTTAACAATGATAAATACTGATATTTTCCCAAGAACATAGAAATCATCTGGATGAAAAAGGAAGTGATAACATAAGAGTGTAAGCTATTCTTTAAAAGCAATTGTCTTTAAATCCTTTTACTTGACAAATTCATGCTTCCACAGACTTAGGTGCCTCAGAGTGTCATTTTTACAGTTCAATTAGCCTGCTATAAGAATTTAGGTTCCATTATTGGTGAAGCAGGAGACACTGACAAATTAGCAACAGACTAACGTGACAAAACACTAGAAATCTCCAGAATCGCTGAGAAACCTttcttgtgagaattaaatatgaGATATAAATCTGCTTGTACAATTGACCCTTTCATTTCTTCAGACACAATctaaaatctttgttttcttcatagaAGGTCAAGGTCCATACAGTTGCATGGACCCCAATGATTTTTATGGTTTCCAAACCTATCTACTGATGATTTCCAAATGTTTTTCTGGCTCCGATTATGAGTCTGAGACCCAGACTCATATTTTCAAGCACCCAGATGATATTCCCAGCTGTGTATCCTGGAGACATCTCAAGCTCCCGTCACCCAACTTGAAAGTTCAGCCACAACAATGAAGCCAAGATGTGGCTTTTTGTGTAACAAGACCCTGAATGACCATTTTCCCTGTTCCTGTTTTtagacattttctcttttatataatGAATgctcatttcctttaaaatagagCAATACTAAACAGTAAATAACTGTGTGCTGTGTTAactgttggtcgctcagtcgtgtctgattctttgcgaccctgtggactgaagcctgccaggctcctctgttcaggggattctccaggcaagagtactcgagtgggttgccatgctttccttcaggggatcttcccaacccagggactgaacccaggtcttccgcattgtaggcagattctttaccatttgagccaccagagaagcctttaaacaataaacatacaaatttaaaatatttttaagcagaTCATGAAGTCAGTAATACTGGCTTCAAATCTTATATCTGACACCTCTAGTTATGTGACTTGGGCCAAGGTATTGAATCCCTTGGAATTCTGGTTCCTGGTTATGTAAAATGGGGGATAGTAATGGTTCTTATGTCATAGGACTGTTAGCAGACTTAAGAGTAAGGCACACCAAGAGCAAGCCACacaacaggtgctcaataaatgccagCGGCATGGATGATAGTTTAGAAAGCTCTTCTTGCTGACTTCCCTATTGCTTGGTAACACCACCAACTGTCCAATCACACAAACCAAAACCTCTGGAGTCATCCCACATTTTCCCTCTCATTTTCCACAGCCCTAACCCCCTAAGCTGTCACTTTCATTACTGCAGGCCTCTTGACACcatctttctcccttttcctATGTCATCGTTTGCCACTTCCTACATGCTTTCCCAGAAGGCTCATTCTGCAAGAGGCAATTCTCAAGGCAATGCCCAGAGAATGTTCCCTGGAACTCAGTCAGACCATACCCCTCCTATGTTTAAGATTTTCCAATAGCCCCCATTTTTAGGATAAATTTCAAACTCATTTGTAAGACATCTGAGGCCATTTGTGATCTGATCCTCATTTCTTGCCAATTCCTCAAAATTCCTATGCCCAAAACATgtaaatctatttaaaaatccCTGAAACTGACCATGTTTACTTCATTGCTTCTGCTCGCACAGTTCCCTTTCTGCCAAGTTTATCTTCAACCTCTGATTCCAGTGGTAACCTCCCTAAAGAGCCTTTCCTGACTGGCCCTAAAACTACCCAATAGAAATGGCATTTCCTTGCTCTGTACTCTGTATATCTTCTTATACATATTTCTATAGCTGTGCTATCGATCTGCCTTGTATTTACTCTTTTATCTTCCTGTTTACTAAACTGAGTTCTCCTTGAAGCCAAAATCCATGTCTTTTCAATTTAATATCCCAAGAGCCATAACACAATATCAGACACATAgtcagcactcaataaatgcttggtGAATAAAGGTTTAGCTTtcactggcttccctgatggctcagacagtaaagagtctccctgcaatgctggtgacccaggttcaacctgtgggttgggaagatcccctagagaaaggaatggctaccaactccagtattcttgcctggagaattccatggacagaggagcctgataggctacagtccatgggaccacaaagagtcggacacaactgagcaactaatacacacacagctACTGAGTATTTAGCTGTTTCAATTTATGTAGAATATAACATGCATTTTAAATACTCTGCAACTAAAGCTTGATGAAAGGAAAATGTTCAAATTCTATATTAAAAGATGctactgtgattttaaaaaagtatttaatggCTTTTCCGCTCCCGCTTTCGAGGCGAGGAGCACAGCTGGTAGCTGCAGCGTCTGTTCAGCGGAGGTCGAGTGTACCAGACTCGTCCAGAGCCAAGGTTGCAGTATCACCTACTTGCCTGCCCGGTCCCCTGCCCGCTGTGCCTGCTGATGGCCATGCCTTGGGGACAGAAGAGCAAGCTCCGTGCGCGTGAGAAACGCCGCCAAGCACGCATGGAGACCAAGGATCTCGGGGATGCTCAGGctgctgcctcccccacccctactTCTGGGAGTACACCCCCGGGCTCCCCCACTGCTGGTGCGGGCCAGAGTCCTCAGGGAGCTGCAGCCACTAGCTCTCCTGTTGCAGGGGCTTCACACCCACGATCTAAAGCACATGCCAGGCGCCAAGCTAAGCAACCTAGAAATTCTTCCCAGGCCTCAATCTTTTCTAAGCCCGCTCCCCCAGATCCTCTGACTAAGAAGGCAGGGGTGTTGATGCATTTCATGCTACAGAAGTTTAAGATGCAACAGCCCATTAGGAAGATAGATATGCTGAAGCTTGTCCACAAAATGTTCAAGGCACATTTCCCCGAAATCCTGAAGAAAGCCACTGAGCGCATCGAGCTGGTATTTGGCCTTGAATTGAAGGAAGTCAAGCCGAATGGTTACTCCTATACCCTGGTCTGCAAGGAGGACCTTGCCAAAGATGGGGTGCTGGGCAGTACCTTGGAGGTGCCGAAGAATGGGCTTCTGATGCCTCTGCTGGGTGTGATCTTCCTGAATGGCAATTCCGCCTCTGAGGCAGAGGTCTGGGAGTTCCTGAATGCTCTGGGCATCTATGATGGGAATACGCACATAATCTTTGGGGAGCCCAGGAAGTTCATCACTgaggagttggtgaaggagaAGTACCTGGTGTATTGTCAGATTCCTGACAGCGATCCCCCGAGCTATGAGTTTGTGTGGGGCCCAAGAGCCCACGCTGAAACAACCAAGATGAAGGTGCTGGAGTTTGTGGCCAAGATCAATAGTACCGTCCCCAGCGCTTTCCCATTCCATTATGAAGAGGCTTTGAGAGATGAGGAAGAAAGAGCCAAAGCCATGTCTGCAGCCAGGGCTCGTGGTGCTGCTAAGGCCATTGCCCACTCCAGGGTCCCACCCAGCAATCCGTCCAGCCCCCAGTGAGGTCTCAGGCAGCGTCTTCACTTTGCTTGACCAATACCGCCAACCTTTTTAGTAGTGAGAGGATAAAGTGTGGCTGGAAAGGTCATATTTTTTGTGCTCCTGTTTTACCCTGTTACCTTTCAAATGTTGTTTCTTTTCCTAGAATGTTTGTTTAGATTCAGAATCCAAGCTTACGAATGACACAGATCACACATTTGTTGTCTGTCAGATCTAAGAGTAAGAGTTTTGGCACTGTGTAGTACagtttgaaaaatccttgcatctttTGGGGATCCAGAACAAGATAACATAGCTTTGGAATAGGAATTTTCTTAGAAATGTGAAAGAATGCTGTGGTTTTAAAACAGATGAAAACGATGTAAGCTGTAGTCAAGTTTTGATTTATGTTATtcacctttgtctttctctttctaacattCGGCAGTACCCTTAGTGATACACTTAGATGTTCTTAGCTTATTCAAGAATGCtgataaaattaataagaaactacaaaaaaataataaaataaaataaaaaagtatttaatGAACACATGTCCttaaaataagtgaaaagtgttagtcactcagttgtgtctgactctttgcaaccccatacactgtagcctgccaggctcctctgtccacagaattatccaggcaagtgGACTGTcattatactggagtgggttgccattcccttctccgggggatcttcccaaccctgggattgaacctgggtctcctgcattacaggcagattctttatagtctgagccaccagagaatatACCAACTGAAATAAGACGTATATATAAAAGATGTCATTTTAAAGCCCATCAACTCCACTTCAAATATATACATCTTCCCAgatctgttttatttccttgctGGACACCATGAAATTAGCAAAACCAACATTAAAGGGTGAGTTCTAGTTGTTCATCAGGCCCCACAGAAATAGCAGAAAAAGGAGATTACAAAACATTTTCATGCAATGATATTATCAATACATTAAGATAGGCACTGATCATTTCTTTGAAAATCTTTTCCGTTATCCCCCACTCTCACCCTACTTTTAAGGCCAAGTGTCTCCTGAGAAGACGAGGGAGGTTTCCACCTCAAGGAAAATGGTCAGTGCTAGATGTGGAGACTCAAGCTTAAGTTAATGAGTCTGCAGTGTGACAATAATCTCCAAAGTCAAGGTTTTATAGCAAAACTAAGAAGTACTAAGTTTTCTCTATTATAAGCTCCCCATTTATATAAGAAAAGTAAATCTGTTGAATTCAGATCATAGGGTTTTACTATAAGCGATAGAGGACTGGAGCTGGAGGATGTGATTCCAGGGAAACTTGCACCTGAGTGGAAGCAGAAGGAATTATTTTTTCCCCTGGTCCTCATTAGCAGCAgctagagaaagagagggagaagaaagagatggaaagaatatccTCCCAGCCAGGAGTGACCCTCAGGCCACAGACAGGATGTAGAAACCTTCAAGTTGAGGAGGAAACTCTGGATAAGGGCCACTTGGCCTTTGCTCCTCAGAGCAAATCTAGGAAACTCTGCCAGCTCCTCTATCTCAGTACAGCAAGGGAGCAACATGATAGTTTCTCACCGGTGATTTAAAAACGGATGGCAAAGGCTCCGAGGTGAACTAGCATGCTGTCTTGCTGACTCTGGATGTCCGGCCTGGTGAGGCCAAGCAGCAGAGAGGTCCTGGcttcctccccactgcccagggGTCTCCAGGGGCTGAAAGAACAAAGGAATCTGAAGAGATCCATACATACAGATAAGGCTGGTGGAGCCCCCAGGTAGGAAATGAAGATATTtaaactcaaaggaaaaaaaaaagattttactaGCAGTGCCCCACTCCCCAAATGCACGCCAGGCCGGTCACACCTCTGCACACACACCAGATGCCCAGGACCAGAGCCCATCATACTCCAACAAAGGCTTGAAGGCACTGTACCGGCCTCACAAGCCTCTCCTGCCATGGGGACCCAATCCTGGGAAGGAGGGCAAAGAGAGAGGAGAAACTCTGGAAAGGTGGATATttacctgccaaaaaaaaaaaaaaaattaaatgaccaAAATATGACTACCATTCaccctttttaaatgaaaagaggcTGGTGTGCCTTTTTGTTTGCAACTTTCTGTTTCCCCAAACCCTGTACCAGTTGGAGAGAAGTTGACATGCAAAATGAGATCAActacagaaaataagaaagctaCATTTATTACACAGCTTCATttgtatttgtttaaatattgACTCTATTCATATGTAAATGATAAAAGGTCCACTGTGCCTCTGTCAAACCCCCAAATACCAACTTCCTCAATTAGGAATGATGAAGCAAACTgcccaccctccttccctctaTATTTAAATCATAATCCAAGAAAGCAGACcctaaaacaacaaagaa
This DNA window, taken from Cervus elaphus chromosome 33, mCerEla1.1, whole genome shotgun sequence, encodes the following:
- the LOC122688415 gene encoding melanoma-associated antigen B1-like, whose amino-acid sequence is MPWGQKSKLRAREKRRQARMETKDLGDAQAAASPTPTSGSTPPGSPTAGAGQSPQGAAATSSPVAGASHPRSKAHARRQAKQPRNSSQASIFSKPAPPDPLTKKAGVLMHFMLQKFKMQQPIRKIDMLKLVHKMFKAHFPEILKKATERIELVFGLELKEVKPNGYSYTLVCKEDLAKDGVLGSTLEVPKNGLLMPLLGVIFLNGNSASEAEVWEFLNALGIYDGNTHIIFGEPRKFITEELVKEKYLVYCQIPDSDPPSYEFVWGPRAHAETTKMKVLEFVAKINSTVPSAFPFHYEEALRDEEERAKAMSAARARGAAKAIAHSRVPPSNPSSPQ